One Oscillatoria salina IIICB1 genomic region harbors:
- the csx2 gene encoding TIGR02221 family CRISPR-associated protein, translating to MSQTKIITFLGKSSYETTYGYAEQTYKGKVFGEALHQFCQYDMMLVCLTEEAKASAWPVLEALGDSRIKPVDIPTGRTTEEMWSTFKIITQYVDEGDRVIFDITHGLRSLPFLAFLFAAYLKTAKNVTIEAIYYGAFDLKNDQKIAPVIDLSEFVSMIDWLTATNRFVKLGDGQALANLLKSAIPSNTELRNNPSTRPIRKQLEKSSEAIENISLALSITRPIETMESATQLEKIIGNAENSFEDRAKPFSLLADKIVKEYGQFALDNPKKIENFAAQLKIQLSMIKWYIDRDQLVQATTLAREWLVSVLVFKFDLSSQMFDNHEGRRPVENALNNAAQKRKKNSHQIKSSKCDEQLESLPEADEIAKVWSKMTGLRNDIAHVGMNLSPTSAAKLKQNAVDLYPKLQQLANKLIDNLGTIG from the coding sequence ATGAGTCAAACTAAAATTATTACTTTTTTAGGCAAGTCTTCATATGAAACAACTTATGGCTACGCCGAGCAAACTTATAAAGGTAAAGTATTTGGTGAAGCATTACATCAATTTTGTCAATATGACATGATGTTAGTTTGCCTTACAGAAGAAGCTAAAGCAAGTGCTTGGCCAGTTTTGGAAGCTTTAGGCGATTCTCGTATTAAACCAGTTGATATCCCCACAGGAAGGACAACTGAAGAAATGTGGTCAACATTCAAAATTATTACTCAATATGTGGATGAAGGCGATCGCGTAATTTTTGATATTACTCACGGACTGCGATCGCTCCCATTTCTTGCATTTCTCTTTGCAGCTTATCTCAAAACTGCTAAAAATGTCACTATTGAAGCAATTTACTATGGCGCATTTGATTTGAAAAACGATCAAAAAATAGCTCCTGTAATTGATTTATCAGAATTTGTATCCATGATCGACTGGCTAACCGCAACTAACCGCTTTGTTAAACTTGGAGACGGACAAGCGTTAGCTAATTTACTGAAAAGCGCTATTCCCTCAAATACAGAATTAAGAAATAATCCATCTACCCGACCAATTAGAAAGCAACTTGAAAAATCTTCTGAAGCTATTGAAAATATTTCTTTAGCATTAAGTATTACTCGACCCATAGAAACAATGGAATCGGCAACTCAGTTAGAAAAAATAATAGGAAATGCAGAAAATAGCTTTGAAGATAGAGCTAAACCTTTTTCTTTATTAGCAGATAAAATTGTTAAAGAATATGGACAATTTGCTCTCGATAATCCTAAAAAAATAGAAAATTTCGCAGCTCAGTTAAAAATTCAATTATCGATGATTAAGTGGTACATTGACCGCGATCAACTTGTTCAAGCTACTACTTTAGCTAGAGAATGGCTAGTTTCAGTATTAGTCTTTAAATTTGATTTAAGCTCTCAAATGTTTGATAATCATGAAGGTCGTAGACCCGTAGAAAATGCTTTGAACAATGCTGCTCAAAAACGGAAAAAGAATTCTCACCAAATTAAATCTAGTAAATGTGATGAACAGTTAGAATCTTTACCAGAAGCAGATGAAATTGCTAAAGTTTGGAGCAAAATGACAGGGCTACGCAATGATATTGCTCATGTTGGGATGAACCTCAGTCCAACCTCTGCGGCAAAATTAAAGCAGAATGCTGTTGATCTTTATCCTAAGTTGCAGCAACTTGCGAATAAACTTATTGATAATTTAGGAACAATAGGATAA
- the cas6 gene encoding CRISPR system precrRNA processing endoribonuclease RAMP protein Cas6 translates to MLIKTTLTLKAQGTIVLPRSYCLALVKLLHEKLELEIGKETIPAVTCSGLIGRYSGEKDFFTFESDECYQLFLCGLNERASNAIASLDLADSLDFLGVSFTIVERDDAIATYEELYTTFVANEPEPTRRFNLEFLTPTAFSQGSINLPLPVPSLLFRSWLERWNHFAPVYLGGDELIGYLENAIALQRHRLKTRTYRLQRGFVSGFVGNIQLQVFYRVDPLLANVAHLLIQYAQFSGTGMKTRLGMGQTALKLI, encoded by the coding sequence ATGTTAATTAAGACAACATTGACCCTAAAAGCTCAAGGAACGATCGTGTTACCGCGTTCTTATTGTTTAGCTTTAGTTAAATTATTGCATGAAAAACTAGAATTAGAAATTGGGAAAGAGACGATACCTGCGGTTACTTGTTCTGGTTTAATTGGCAGATATTCAGGAGAAAAAGATTTTTTTACTTTCGAGTCAGATGAATGTTATCAGCTTTTTTTGTGTGGATTAAACGAAAGAGCTTCAAACGCGATCGCGTCTTTGGATTTGGCTGATTCTCTGGACTTTCTCGGTGTCAGCTTTACAATTGTTGAACGTGATGACGCGATCGCCACTTACGAAGAACTTTATACCACGTTTGTCGCCAACGAGCCAGAACCCACCCGACGCTTCAATTTAGAATTTCTCACACCAACGGCATTTTCTCAGGGTAGCATTAACTTACCGCTTCCCGTTCCCAGCTTATTGTTTCGCAGTTGGTTAGAAAGATGGAATCATTTTGCACCCGTATACTTAGGAGGTGATGAATTAATTGGCTATTTGGAAAACGCGATCGCCCTGCAACGACATCGACTCAAAACTCGCACTTATCGACTACAACGAGGCTTTGTTTCCGGGTTTGTCGGTAACATTCAGTTACAGGTTTTTTATCGCGTCGATCCCCTTTTAGCTAATGTTGCTCACTTACTAATTCAGTATGCACAATTTTCCGGTACAGGGATGAAAACTCGTCTCGGAATGGGACAAACGGCTTTAAAACTAATTTGA
- the csm4 gene encoding type III-A CRISPR-associated RAMP protein Csm4, with protein MWKLVRLNFGRNPVHFGETGIGIEEASERVRSDTLFSALISNYARLFGKDKVEKLLEDFKTSPPFRHSSTFIYRCQEGKYIYYLPKPLVFPQGYDVENDLEFTKTYKKLTYLPLEVWQRWYQGEGFTTSDRDELIAETKKKAKKSDPLQKAGTFAYGQVYKKHKLPKVAIDRNTRATNFYHTGFVQFEYEENRHRHSGLYFLLKFTQPNPELENEIQATLHFLGEEGLGGERSSGAGRFKVEWLDFPQEWQDILNFSQANSYSLISLFWELPLSANLFNNQGEIHQSVVYEILERGGWLASFSSGYQLRRQMVRMFSEGSVFPVSPQGQLADVTPEKYKLHRIYRSGISLSLPLCIPNLNKS; from the coding sequence ATGTGGAAATTAGTTAGACTTAACTTTGGTCGAAATCCCGTTCATTTTGGCGAAACTGGAATTGGCATTGAAGAAGCAAGCGAACGAGTGCGCTCGGACACACTTTTTAGTGCTTTAATTAGCAACTATGCCAGGTTATTTGGCAAAGATAAAGTAGAGAAATTACTCGAAGACTTCAAAACTTCACCACCCTTTCGCCATAGTTCCACTTTTATCTATCGATGTCAGGAAGGAAAGTACATTTACTACCTTCCTAAACCGCTAGTTTTTCCCCAAGGGTATGACGTAGAAAATGACCTGGAATTCACTAAAACTTACAAAAAGCTAACGTATTTACCGTTAGAAGTTTGGCAAAGATGGTATCAAGGAGAAGGATTTACTACTAGCGATCGCGACGAACTAATTGCAGAAACTAAAAAGAAAGCTAAAAAATCAGATCCTTTACAAAAAGCTGGAACATTTGCTTATGGTCAAGTATACAAAAAGCACAAACTCCCAAAAGTAGCTATCGACCGAAATACCAGAGCAACGAACTTTTATCATACAGGATTTGTCCAATTCGAGTATGAAGAAAACCGACACCGACATTCAGGACTTTACTTTTTGCTAAAGTTTACTCAACCTAATCCAGAACTCGAAAACGAAATTCAAGCAACTTTACACTTTTTAGGAGAAGAAGGATTAGGAGGAGAACGTTCTAGTGGTGCAGGACGTTTTAAGGTAGAATGGCTCGATTTTCCGCAAGAATGGCAAGATATCCTTAATTTTTCTCAAGCTAATAGTTATAGCTTAATTAGCTTATTTTGGGAATTACCTTTGTCAGCTAATTTATTTAATAATCAAGGAGAAATTCACCAATCTGTAGTCTACGAAATTCTCGAAAGAGGCGGATGGCTTGCTTCATTTTCCTCTGGCTATCAACTACGTCGTCAAATGGTGCGAATGTTCAGTGAAGGATCGGTTTTTCCAGTTTCGCCTCAAGGACAACTAGCAGATGTAACACCTGAAAAATATAAATTACATCGTATTTATCGCAGTGGAATTAGTCTCAGTCTTCCTCTTTGTATTCCTAACTTAAATAAATCATGA
- a CDS encoding hydantoinase B/oxoprolinase family protein yields MTTQAKWQFWIDRGGTFTDIVAKDPNGKIIIHKLLSENPDRYQDAPIQGIREVMEIPSDRAIPAEEIEVVKMGTTVATNALLERKGDRVILAITKGFRDALRIGYQNRPDIFAREIILPELVYEQVIEVEERYNARGEELIPVNSAKVRQDLQAAYDTGIRSCAIVLIHGYRYPKHEEEIAQIAREIGFTQISVSHEVSPLMKIVSRGDTTVVDAYLSPILRRYVDRVSSQLTTTKLMFMQSNGGLADANLFQGKDSILSGPAGGIVGAVKTSQVASFEKIIGFDMGGTSTDVTHYAGEYERSFETEIAGVRLRTPMMSIHTVAAGGGSIVQYDGARYRVGPESAGANPGPAAYGRGGPLTVTDCNVMVGKLQPEFFPKVFGKNGDTALDAEVVREKFSQLAAEIGDGRDPEAIAAGFLAIAVEKMANAIKKISLQRGYDVSKYTLCCFGGAGGQHACAIADALGMKQVFIHPYAGVLSAYGIGLADIRVLREKSVEAKLEPDLLPQLESELTSLIAAGKEELNRQEINSHAEITILRKVHLKYQGTDSSLIVDFGDLTIMKQEFATTHQQRYGFTMANKALIVEAVSIELICPTQSSQEEIIQRQTDEPPQPVATVQMYAANSWQETPVYQRKNLQPGDVIASPAIIIEPTGTNIIEPGWEAEINSFNHLVLNRRTTQQNTDKQNFSQSSSVEEPDPVLLEIFNNLFRSIAEQMGTTLQNTSYSVNIKERLDFSCAIFDQDGQLVANAPHIPVHLGSMSESVTSLISDYGNQLKPGDVYVLNNPYNGGTHLPDVTVITPVFSNSQPLFYVASRGHHADIGGITPGSMPPHSKNLEEEGILLDNFLLVEAGNFREAELREVLTSGKYPVRNPVQNVADLQAQIAANEKGVQELQNMVELYGLETVQAYMGFVQDNAEESVRKVIHALKDGSFELELDTGGKIKVTIIIDRENRSAKIDFTGTSGQLNNNLNAPSAVCKAAVLYVFRSLVNDDIPLNAGCLKPLEIIIPEGCLLNPKYPAAVVAGNVETSQNITDCLYGALGVMAASQGTMNNFTFGNEKYQYYETICGGSGAGENFHGTDAVHTHMTNSRLTDPEVLEWRFPVLLESFSIRPNSGGKGKYSGGNGTIRRIKFLEPMTAAILSSRRQIAPFGLAGGEPGLVGKNWLERQDGKVEELDSTATTLANPDDIFVIETPGGGGYGQQIED; encoded by the coding sequence ATGACAACTCAAGCAAAATGGCAATTCTGGATCGACAGAGGCGGCACATTTACAGACATTGTCGCCAAAGATCCCAACGGAAAAATAATCATCCATAAACTATTATCAGAAAACCCCGATCGCTATCAAGATGCGCCCATTCAAGGAATACGCGAAGTCATGGAAATTCCTAGCGATCGCGCAATTCCTGCCGAGGAAATTGAAGTAGTCAAAATGGGAACAACTGTCGCTACAAACGCCCTTCTAGAAAGAAAAGGCGATCGCGTAATTTTAGCTATAACTAAAGGTTTCCGAGATGCTTTAAGAATAGGCTACCAAAATCGCCCCGATATTTTCGCCCGCGAGATTATTTTGCCAGAATTAGTTTACGAACAAGTAATCGAAGTTGAAGAACGCTATAATGCCCGTGGCGAAGAATTAATCCCAGTTAACAGCGCCAAAGTACGTCAAGATTTACAAGCTGCATACGACACCGGAATTCGCAGTTGCGCGATCGTTTTAATACATGGTTATCGCTACCCAAAACACGAAGAAGAAATCGCCCAAATTGCCAGAGAAATCGGCTTTACTCAAATCTCGGTATCTCACGAAGTTAGCCCTTTAATGAAAATAGTTAGTCGGGGCGATACTACGGTAGTTGATGCTTATTTGTCACCGATTTTGCGTCGCTATGTCGATCGAGTTTCCAGTCAATTAACCACAACTAAATTAATGTTTATGCAGTCCAATGGTGGACTTGCAGATGCAAATTTATTTCAAGGAAAAGATAGCATTCTCTCCGGACCCGCAGGGGGAATTGTCGGGGCTGTGAAAACCAGTCAAGTTGCTAGTTTCGAGAAAATTATTGGTTTCGATATGGGGGGAACTTCCACCGATGTCACTCATTACGCAGGCGAATACGAACGCAGCTTTGAGACAGAAATTGCTGGGGTAAGGTTGCGAACTCCGATGATGTCGATTCATACAGTTGCGGCTGGGGGCGGTTCGATCGTTCAATATGATGGGGCGAGATATCGCGTGGGACCCGAATCTGCGGGGGCGAATCCAGGTCCGGCGGCTTATGGAAGAGGCGGTCCGTTGACAGTTACCGATTGTAATGTGATGGTTGGGAAGCTGCAACCGGAATTTTTCCCGAAAGTGTTTGGCAAAAATGGTGATACGGCTTTGGATGCAGAGGTTGTCAGGGAGAAGTTTAGCCAATTAGCGGCGGAAATTGGTGATGGGAGAGATCCTGAAGCGATCGCGGCGGGATTTTTAGCGATCGCCGTGGAAAAAATGGCAAATGCGATCAAAAAAATCTCTCTTCAGAGGGGTTACGATGTCTCGAAATATACTCTTTGCTGTTTTGGAGGGGCGGGAGGACAACACGCTTGTGCGATCGCTGATGCTTTGGGTATGAAACAAGTATTTATTCATCCCTATGCAGGGGTTTTATCTGCTTATGGAATTGGTTTAGCAGATATCCGTGTTTTGCGCGAAAAATCGGTGGAAGCGAAGTTAGAACCAGATTTATTACCTCAACTAGAAAGCGAATTAACTTCCTTAATTGCTGCTGGAAAAGAGGAGTTAAATCGTCAAGAAATTAATTCCCACGCTGAAATTACCATTCTCCGCAAAGTACATCTGAAATATCAAGGAACTGACTCAAGTTTAATCGTTGACTTTGGCGATCTTACAATAATGAAACAAGAATTTGCCACTACCCATCAGCAGCGTTACGGTTTCACGATGGCAAATAAAGCTTTAATTGTTGAAGCAGTTTCTATTGAATTAATTTGTCCTACTCAAAGTTCGCAAGAAGAGATAATTCAACGGCAAACTGACGAACCTCCACAACCAGTCGCTACTGTGCAAATGTATGCGGCAAATAGTTGGCAGGAAACACCCGTTTACCAGCGAAAAAATTTACAGCCCGGTGATGTAATTGCTAGTCCAGCGATAATTATTGAACCAACTGGAACTAATATTATTGAACCTGGTTGGGAAGCTGAAATTAACTCTTTTAATCATTTAGTTTTAAACCGCAGAACCACACAGCAAAATACCGATAAGCAGAATTTTTCTCAGAGTTCATCTGTGGAAGAACCCGATCCAGTTTTGTTGGAAATCTTTAATAATTTGTTTCGATCGATCGCCGAACAAATGGGGACGACGCTACAAAATACTAGCTATTCAGTTAATATCAAAGAACGCCTCGATTTTTCTTGTGCAATCTTCGACCAAGACGGGCAATTAGTCGCAAATGCACCGCATATTCCCGTCCATTTAGGGTCAATGAGTGAAAGCGTGACGAGTTTAATTAGTGACTATGGAAATCAGCTTAAACCAGGGGATGTTTATGTTTTAAATAATCCTTATAATGGCGGGACTCATTTGCCAGATGTTACGGTAATTACGCCTGTTTTTTCTAACTCTCAACCTCTCTTTTATGTTGCTTCTAGAGGACATCACGCAGACATCGGGGGAATTACGCCCGGTTCGATGCCTCCTCACAGTAAAAATCTCGAAGAAGAGGGAATACTTTTAGATAATTTCTTGTTAGTTGAAGCTGGAAATTTTCGCGAAGCAGAACTTAGGGAAGTGCTGACTTCCGGCAAATATCCAGTTCGCAATCCCGTGCAAAATGTTGCCGATTTACAAGCACAAATAGCGGCGAATGAAAAGGGCGTACAAGAGTTACAAAATATGGTAGAATTGTATGGTTTAGAAACCGTGCAAGCTTACATGGGTTTCGTGCAAGATAATGCCGAAGAATCAGTCAGAAAAGTTATTCATGCGCTCAAAGATGGTAGCTTTGAGTTAGAATTAGATACTGGGGGTAAAATCAAAGTAACTATTATAATTGACCGCGAAAATAGAAGCGCAAAAATAGATTTTACTGGCACATCTGGGCAATTAAATAATAATTTAAATGCGCCATCGGCAGTTTGCAAAGCAGCAGTTTTGTATGTTTTTCGGAGTTTAGTAAATGACGATATTCCTTTAAATGCAGGCTGTCTCAAACCCTTAGAAATTATTATCCCCGAAGGCTGTTTACTTAACCCGAAATATCCGGCGGCTGTGGTAGCTGGAAACGTGGAAACATCGCAAAACATTACCGATTGTTTGTATGGCGCATTAGGTGTCATGGCAGCTTCTCAAGGCACAATGAATAACTTCACATTTGGGAACGAAAAATATCAGTATTATGAAACAATTTGTGGTGGTTCCGGTGCCGGGGAAAATTTTCACGGAACCGATGCAGTACATACTCACATGACTAACTCGCGGCTGACCGATCCAGAAGTATTAGAATGGCGTTTTCCAGTATTATTAGAAAGCTTTAGTATTCGCCCAAATAGCGGCGGCAAAGGCAAGTATTCTGGTGGTAACGGAACGATCCGTCGAATTAAATTTTTAGAACCAATGACAGCAGCAATTTTATCGAGTCGTCGTCAAATAGCACCTTTTGGGTTAGCAGGAGGAGAACCAGGTTTAGTCGGGAAAAATTGGCTCGAAAGACAGGATGGGAAAGTCGAAGAATTAGATAGTACGGCGACAACTCTAGCTAATCCTGATGATATATTTGTTATCGAGACTCCTGGTGGTGGCGGATACGGTCAACAAATTGAAGATTAG
- a CDS encoding Uma2 family endonuclease translates to MTTNQLTQKLTFEQFVNQLPDEEGRYELVNGEIMRILPTRQHEDLADFILRQFDKEVERLQLNYRVSGRIVIQTETKQEREQGRHPDVTVVDKTIWEAHPTAYSALLEPPQLTVEIVSTNWEDDYVDKLEEYQRLGIPEYWIVDYLAIASRSYLGNPKLPTIFVCVLDEKQTYQMNRYQGSEIVISPTFPELNFTAEQLLNS, encoded by the coding sequence ATGACTACAAATCAACTCACGCAAAAACTTACCTTCGAGCAATTTGTCAACCAACTTCCGGATGAGGAGGGACGCTATGAATTAGTTAACGGGGAAATTATGCGTATTTTACCGACAAGACAACATGAAGATTTGGCAGATTTTATTCTCCGACAGTTTGATAAAGAAGTGGAACGACTTCAGTTAAACTATCGAGTTTCGGGTAGAATTGTGATTCAAACTGAAACAAAACAGGAACGCGAACAAGGTCGTCATCCGGATGTTACAGTAGTTGATAAAACTATTTGGGAAGCTCATCCTACCGCTTATTCGGCACTCTTGGAACCGCCCCAATTAACCGTAGAAATTGTTTCGACAAATTGGGAGGATGATTATGTGGATAAGTTGGAAGAGTATCAGCGCTTGGGTATTCCTGAATATTGGATTGTCGATTATTTAGCGATCGCCAGTCGCAGCTATTTAGGAAATCCCAAGCTACCGACGATTTTTGTTTGCGTATTAGATGAGAAACAAACTTATCAGATGAATCGGTATCAAGGTAGCGAGATTGTCATCTCTCCGACTTTCCCCGAACTTAATTTTACCGCCGAACAACTTCTCAATTCTTAA
- the csm5 gene encoding type III-A CRISPR-associated RAMP protein Csm5 — protein sequence MTIANEFALTKPKVYESKRIRLTSPMLHIGSEVSKLNPFEYVETSNRVYLPNQEALAKELYSRGRLDDYVEAIENRKNISSLLKQVFGNNWQETKDAEGNAIFPKLTSTRNWVQNRVTDLRPMIRNGLGQLYIPGSSIKGAIRTAIAYHLLKHADKYETPQRVSEIERRLREKLESGELTSKFKQKFADKNLFMENLFSNFNLIYQNQQAPGKTTLQSRDFMRAIQIKDSQPLLEQQITNKNGKRINRNLSVTAEVIVSSYFQDKHERKAKYKAPLYAEMVRNVYTEFTIVLDTEMLQWFHHQQGMQIPFKNLAELLTICQKFAQDQWDGEFDYWQSIFNNRHQDQGKSLDFDRIRRLYEKEDCPYQLRLGWGSGMTGTTISWLFQDETRSELRDVCGIKAPGFEAPKSRRTIVNKNGEIAYVPGWVKLKVL from the coding sequence ATGACTATTGCTAACGAATTTGCTCTCACTAAACCAAAAGTTTATGAATCGAAACGTATTCGCTTAACAAGTCCAATGTTACATATTGGTTCAGAGGTTTCCAAACTAAATCCTTTTGAGTATGTTGAAACTTCAAATCGCGTTTATCTGCCGAATCAAGAAGCACTCGCAAAAGAATTATACAGTCGTGGTAGGTTAGACGATTATGTTGAGGCAATCGAAAATAGAAAAAACATTTCTAGCTTATTAAAACAAGTCTTTGGTAACAATTGGCAAGAGACAAAAGATGCAGAAGGAAATGCGATTTTTCCTAAATTAACTAGCACTCGTAATTGGGTTCAGAATCGAGTGACAGATTTGCGTCCCATGATTCGCAATGGCTTGGGACAACTGTATATTCCCGGTAGTTCGATTAAGGGTGCAATTCGGACTGCGATCGCGTATCATCTCCTTAAGCACGCTGATAAGTATGAAACCCCACAACGAGTTAGTGAAATTGAACGTAGGTTAAGAGAAAAACTTGAATCTGGAGAACTAACAAGTAAATTTAAGCAAAAATTTGCTGACAAAAATTTATTTATGGAGAACTTGTTTTCTAATTTCAACCTAATTTATCAAAATCAACAGGCTCCTGGAAAAACTACTTTGCAGAGTAGAGATTTTATGCGAGCAATTCAGATAAAAGATTCTCAACCGTTATTAGAACAGCAAATTACTAACAAAAATGGTAAGAGAATCAACCGTAATTTATCGGTTACGGCTGAAGTAATAGTTTCTAGTTACTTTCAGGATAAACATGAACGAAAAGCTAAATATAAAGCTCCTCTTTATGCAGAAATGGTGCGTAATGTCTATACAGAATTTACAATTGTTTTAGATACAGAAATGCTCCAGTGGTTTCACCATCAACAAGGTATGCAAATTCCTTTCAAAAATCTTGCGGAACTTTTAACAATTTGCCAAAAATTTGCTCAGGATCAATGGGATGGTGAGTTTGATTATTGGCAGAGTATATTTAATAATCGTCATCAAGATCAAGGAAAAAGTTTAGATTTCGATCGTATTCGCCGACTATACGAAAAAGAAGACTGTCCCTATCAATTACGTTTAGGATGGGGAAGTGGAATGACAGGAACAACAATTAGTTGGTTGTTTCAAGACGAAACTCGCTCGGAACTACGGGATGTTTGTGGAATTAAAGCACCAGGGTTTGAAGCTCCTAAATCTCGTCGAACTATTGTTAATAAAAATGGTGAAATTGCTTACGTTCCTGGTTGGGTGAAGTTGAAGGTACTTTGA